In the genome of bacterium, the window CGGTCGCGGGCTTCATCGCCGACCCGCGTGACCTTGGCGCGGCGCCAGCCGTCAAGCCGCCGCGCGCCTTCCTCGTCGACGACGGGATGATCCTGCCGCCCGCGGCCGACCCGGCGACGGTGGAGATCGTGCGCGGCCCGAACATCCAGCCGCTGCCCGAGGGCAAGCCGCTGCCCGAGAACCTCGAGGGCGAGGTGCTGCTCAAGGTCGGCGACGACATCACGACCGACCACATCATGCCGGCGGGCGCGAAGGTGCTGCCGCTTCGCTCGAACATCCCGGCGATCGCCGAGTTCGTCTTCGCGGCGGTGGACCCGGAGTTCCCGGCGCGGGCCAAGCGCGCGGGGACGGGCTTCGTCGTCGGCGGGCGCAACTACGGCCAGGGCTCCAGCCGCGAGCACGCGGCGCTGGCGCCGATGTACCTGGGGGTCCGCGCCGTCATCGCCAAGTCCTTCGCGCGCATCCACGCCGCGAACCTCGTGAACTTCGGCATCCTGCCGCTGACCTTCGCCCGCGAGGAGGACTACGACCGCGTCGCGCAGGGCAAGCGGGTGCGGCTCGACCTCGCCGACCTCGACCTGGGCAGCGCGTCGCTGCAGGTCGGCGCCGAGTCGATCCCGCTGAAGCATTCGCTCGCCCCGCGCGATCTGGAGATCGTGCGGGCCGGTGGCGCGCTGGCGTTCGTCAAGGCAAGAAAGGCGCAGCCATGAACCTGCAGGAGTACCAGGCCAAGACCCTGCTGGCGACCGCCGGCATCGCCATTCCGCGCGGGCGCGTCGCGCACTCCGCCGAGGAGGCCGCGGCCGTGGCGCGCGAGATCGGCGGCCCGATCGTCGTCAAGGCGCAGATCCTCGCCGGCGCGCGCGGCAAGGCCGGCGGTGTCAAGCTCGTCGACACGCCCGA includes:
- a CDS encoding aconitase family protein, whose product is TLVPLAAAPHSPDAVRTVESLAGTPVQQVCIGSCTNSSFRDLMTVAAVLRGRRVHPGVSLTISPGSRQVLGMIAANGALADLVGAGARILESTCGPCIGMGQAPPTGGTSLRTFNRNFKGRSGTKDANVYLVSPETAAASAVAGFIADPRDLGAAPAVKPPRAFLVDDGMILPPAADPATVEIVRGPNIQPLPEGKPLPENLEGEVLLKVGDDITTDHIMPAGAKVLPLRSNIPAIAEFVFAAVDPEFPARAKRAGTGFVVGGRNYGQGSSREHAALAPMYLGVRAVIAKSFARIHAANLVNFGILPLTFAREEDYDRVAQGKRVRLDLADLDLGSASLQVGAESIPLKHSLAPRDLEIVRAGGALAFVKARKAQP